In the Telopea speciosissima isolate NSW1024214 ecotype Mountain lineage chromosome 6, Tspe_v1, whole genome shotgun sequence genome, gggtgtaattctgcccagccaaaccctaggaatccTAATTTCTCTTTCCCCATAAACCATTGCTGCTGATTCTGTTTACACCCACTGTTTTGCTATTTGAATTTAATTCATCACTGGAATTAGTAGATCAGCAACCTAACATTAACCCTAACTTCCATAAAACCCTAAACATAATTTAGCCTTTCCCTTAGTTTCAACCCTAATCGAGTCTTCCTTTGAGACAGATTCTGACTTTGGCTTCTAGTTTGATTACTTTCAATATAGAACTACATTACTAATCTAGGCCAACTAGTTCAAAATAAATCCAACCAATGTGTATGTACTACCTCCTTGCAATAATAACATATAGAACCTTgagtatatttttttctttgggggggggggggggagtgggttgtttgggcaggATAGACaatcttatgaaataaaaagaacagATTGAAAAGTGAGGATGGAAAACACAAATGGTGCTAAATGTGAACTAATGAGGTCATGATACAAGGTAAGCACCTCCAAATAACAACTACATTACTAACCATACCTCAATTATAATAggttttccatctttcattgcCTTCTTCAAATCACCAGCCAAACCTATGAAGAATAcaaccatgtcatgactgttTCTGAAACAGAGCACAAAATGCATCCAGTGATAAACTTCGTCAGTTAAGTATGAACAATGTTTCTAACGGACTGCAACCAAATGTCTAGACCAGTAGATGGTGGTTGACGATCCAACTTGTTGGTGTTATTAGCAAGGGAAGTACTGTTCACTTTTTCCAACTCTGGTGGTCCCACTCGCCAGTGAGTGGGCCAGGGGGTTGGGGGATGGGAGTCTCCAACCCAAAATTTTGCAATATATATTAGGGGCATTTCCGTCCTTTCGAATGTATTAGGGCTTCTATATATGAATGTATAAATAGGAGGTGTGTGGGTCTAATTGGATCTTATCACGAATCTCCCTTTCTTGTAATCTCTCTACTCTATCTCGCAGGTTTGAGAGTCACCCTTGCTCTCACATCACAAACATCAGGTACATATGGCCTAGACGATTTGTATTGCTAAAGTAAAGACAAATTGAAAAACTATAGCATATGAAAGGCATTTTTATAACAACAGGGGCATGTTCAGAGGTTGGGGATCCTGCACCTTGATTAAAAGTTCTTGGGTTTCACTCTGTTTCAAAATGTGTAATTAATGCAATATCTACAGATATAATTTAGATCATGGAATATGGTCCATTTTCCAAACATTCAGACTGGATGTCCTaacaatttaaaccagacaatcTATTGAAATTAAACAGTTCTTGGCCTCAAATCATTACAATCCAGGGTCAGTTGTTCATGCAAGATGGTGAGAATCATCTAAATGTTCAGGCCCAGCAGACAGCTCTCTGAACAGGCAGAGCACACTTGAGCCACCCATGTCCTAAGGTTTGTGAAAGCACTGAATAGGAGTACTGGAAAAGCTTACAGTTACCACAAATTACAGTAACAAGGCTACCTTTACGAACAATTCTGCATTCCCTACAAAATTCAGTAATGAGTTCCTCAGACGAGCTGAAGTCACGTGCCCATACAGGAGTAGATACCAACGGAGCGCTGCGTAGAACATAATGATATATAAGATCCGGTACATAGTAAATCAAAAGGAAGTTTACCATGCTacagagaaacaaaaaggacaaaGAGGTTATGTGCAATTACCATGAGTAAAATCCATTGGATTTCAAAATGTGAAAAAGGAGTCATTTAAAatacaatcaaataaaaaaactccaaaataaaaaattgatgatTATAACCATAATACAAGGTAtatttttcaacatatgttcaatgCTCCAAATTACTGTAAAAAGGAAGGAAGCATCTTTATTCATGTTAATACTTCATATCCACAATGCAACATGTCACACTGTAAATCACTCTTATTGTAAATGAAGTACATTAAAAAAGAATAACAGAAGACATCAGTAAGTTCACTTCACATACTCTGTTGATGTGCGTAGCAATTCATATACCATATCTGTCTGTAACATCCGAAGCACATAAAATGTCAGAGGCGTTACCGTAACTCGAACAAAGTTCAATTAATATCGGAAAAAGAAAGTCAACAGAGAGATGCCAAACAGGTTAACCTGTAAAACATTAGGTAAGTTTAGCCTTTGAGCAAGCTGAGTGGCAATGGTTGACTTCCCAACACAAGCAGTTCCACACACAAGGATCACCAATGGTACTCTTTGGTGATGAAATCTGAAATGTCACATGGAAAACAGCATTAGCAAACAGAGCATCACCTTAGACCTTTTCCCAAGGATACTTTTCCATGAAGTAAAAAAGTTTGTGTCATGAATCATGATAGATATCCCAAGCACTgagtaaaaggaaaaagaacacttTGACATGTTGCGCTCAACCTAGTTCACCCGCTTCAGAGTGGACACCATAAACAAGAGTAAGAGACAGCAAACTAAATCTGGGAGACAGGGTCCTAAGCATCTAGCATGAACTCATTCAACCAGTGGTCAGCCTGGTAGCCATCATCTGATCAGATGTTCTTGCCAACTGAATTATCTCAGGAATCAAAATTATTTTCAGGGATATCAATACCAGTTTAACCTTTCTACACTTCTTAGATGAAATTGCTAGGGAGCCTTGACTGTTATATCAATGTGAGATCTATAATTGGCAGTTGTTATGGTGTCAaacttttcaactttttaaaaCATTATATTGAGAAAGGGATCTGATTCCCTTCTCTGGCAGTGAAGAAATTATTCCTACATTGGCAGCTATACCTACCACAAATAGGGTTTTCAGACCAGTGAACTGAGACCAGCTGAACCCACCACCCCATTTAATAGAGGCACTGTTATCAGTTTTCTCCATTTAGTTTGATTATTAAAGGGGATGGCTCAGGCATTTGGTCCAGAGTGATGGGCTAGCATAGAACTTTCATTACCACCCAAACCCACTGAAATAATACCAAAGCTTTAGGCAACCAGTGACAGGggcaaggagaagagaagaagaagatggaagagatcGGGAGAGATGGGAAGGCTGAACACAATAGAACTTACTTCCTATTGTGAGCAGCTAGCCTCTTTGTAAATCTGAGAACCGAATCTTAGTAGTTTGCCTACTAAGAGTCAAAGTGCAATTACAGAGAAATAATAAAGGTAAAGTACAAACAAAACACAATCTAGCCTAATaagtctaattacaataggaatgAGAAATAAACTAAATAACTATCGCTACAATCCCACGGTACAGAGGTCCATGGACATCCATGGACTACAACCACAAACCTAGAGACATTCTAACACCCACCATATTGCCCATAAGTATATTCTTATTATAATAAAGTACTGcacacatatgtatatataaaaaattaagctatcattatttattttatattctattTTTTACATGGAATAAAAACATGAACAATTGCAATTGGGCCAGTCCAGGGTATGGCTGCTCCCTGTCCATTAAATAAACAGGCAGGTTCAGGCAGAGCAAATAGTCCCAGTGATGCTCACCCAACCCACCAGAACTTGTCCCATGTATATACACCTACCCATATGGGAGGCAGTTCAGTTGATGCTCAATCTGAGATTGGCCAATACGCATCTTCTTCTCAGATAACATGATCCCATAATGATCGATTATTTGGAAAAACATCTTGAGCAAATCAGCTTGCTCATTGGATCATTGATGTAGATTCTGGCCAGAGGAAGAGACAAAAGACTAGGCCCCTTTTTGGGCCAGAGATGGACCAGCTCGAGCCAGCCAAGCAGGTTCTAATTTTACCCCACGATTATGATAGTATCCCCCCTTGACCAGTCAAAaatgctccacgatttttatagGATTCTCCTTTGGTGCGCTTAAGTAGTTTCtatatttactagtttctaatttgtttctTGCATGTAGCTGAATTATAAAGCCTAGTAATTTTAATTTAGTTAACTTCTAtttagttaggatttagtagCTTCTATTTtactaagtttctattttagattagttctTATTTTGGAAAGTTTCTATTCTATTGTCAGCTTGACTAAGCTATTAAAAGGCATCACATCTAAACGAAAGAACAGAATTTGAGAGAAGAATCTTCTGGCCAAATTAGCCATCGAGTATGGGAGTTCCTCCTTAGCTGCAatagctgagatagctgtggctgagagagccattccccctacccccttcttttatcttcccttctttctcctaCCCTACTCGATCTCCATTGCTGTCTCTGTTTGTGACTGCAACAATTTATTAAGAACTCAACCTGAAGAGCAGAATCCATCCTCAATTGATTCCAAAGTCTGCTACTGCCCACTGCTACCACCAATCGATTGAAGGCTGCTGTTGCTCCTGCAAGCTACCCTGCTCGAGTATGATGCTGCTGCTCCAAGTGATTGCTGCTGTTGTTGGTGAACAAACTTCAAGGCTGAGACATCCTTTCACTCACTGTGATTGCTGCTGCTAGGAGATCCATCGACTGAGACTGTGCTGCATCCCTGCAACTCTTTTGGTTGCAACCTTCTAATTCCATATCACCTTCAATCATCACCAACACCTGCTGGGATTTGAAACTCAGTTTCCCCCTTCCATTACCTCCACTCGATTGACAATTCCACCCCATCCCACTGCCTGAAACCTCCATAATTcctttaccttctattttcattctcaccCTCCCATCTTCAATTCTAACCGTCAGAATTGGCCAAAAATTGCAGAACAGACTTCATTCACCAAGCTTGACACTTGGTTACTGCTGGAAGTCCAGAACAGCACTGTTTTGGAAGGCTTCTCcaaaccttttatttttatgattcTCTGATCTCTCTACATAAAGCCATCAGACCTGAACCAATTTTGGAGATAAGTTTCCCCCTGCTGtaccctacactcgatccaagtgtGGTGACCATCACTTGGCTGGTTTGATCATAAAccctaagtttctaattctgattctgTTCCTATTTGagtttttgtgggttttttgggaCTGGTATTCCGGTCTTACATCAATCATGTTGTCTGAGAAGATAACATGATCAAGAGTTGTTCTCTATCAAGAGAGTCATCAAAATGAAATCATATTGCCTTCAATTCTGTTAGCAGCTCTAACCAGTATAtcagattttattattacaCTTCAGTATTAGATCTGCTTCTCTATTCATTAGTACTATCGTGTCTATCCTGCATTGCTAGTGTAGATCTGATTTTCATAATTCTGTTAAACCCTTTGCATAGTGGGGCAAAGGTCGAAATCCCAGTCAAAACCAAAATCTTAAACCTTGCATTCCACTAGTGGGCCCACTACTCACATGCCAATCAGATCCATCAAATCTGAGCGGATCTGCATCCTCAAACCCTCCAACCAGCTGAAATAGCGGCCAACGAACAAAATTTTCCATCAAAGTTGACGGAAATTGTttctttaacaaaaaaatagacATTGATTTATAGAAAGAATATGGTTCGTAATACACATATTATATATCCTTATCCAGAAAagtaagaagagataaggagcCTGGAGTAACATCATGGAGACAACCTATAATCTGAAAAGACAAAAGATTGAATCCTGAAAATCTCACTGACCTGGTCATCATCTTAAAACGGTTAATGTATTCTTCCCCATATCCCCGCCGCTCCATAAGCTGCAAATAGAGCCCCATAAGTTTTATGCAATCATTTCCTGAATCCAAAAACTTACAAAAGTTTCCTTACCATTTCACTAAATTATGAACTGTTTACTGTTATAATGCATAACACAGGGAGCAGTATTGACCATGTACGACTCAAAGTACGGAGTAAGTTGTTTGCCAATGGTAGTTTTGATTGACGAGGGTAGAGTAGAGGTCAATATCAAGTTAGGATCATGAGGGTGTCTAAAATCATTAGTTaagtcacacactcacacttAAGCAGAACATATAGAGTTTATTTAGGGAAAACGTAAGAACAGGAAGAAAGAGGTCAATATCAAGTTAGGATCATGAGGGTGTCTAAAATCATTAGTTAAGTCACACTTGAGCAGAACATATAGAGTGTATTTAGGGAAAACGTAAGAACAGGAAGAAAGAGATACTGAAGAGAGACCATTTTCTCTCTCTAGGTTCAATCATCATTGTTTAGGAAAAAGATCTTGCACCGTAGATTAGAAGTGGGTAAATGTAAatgataaaaaaggaaaaaggaaggtGGGGCAGTGAAGGCATGTTTCTTAAGTGTTGTGTTCTTGATGCATTTGGTAAAAATCGAAGGGTAAATGACTAGATGTTAGAAGATGGACAAGTATGTTAGGCAAGGAAGAAACTACAAGTACATAAAATCAGTGGAATTGAAATAAGGCTATCAAGATGAATGATTAGCAAGACTATGAATGATAGGATCACAAATGTGTCATCTGATAAAACTTAGGTGTAGCACCAGCAGGTGACAAGAAAGGGGAAAATTCTGTAATATGGTTCATCAGTTGCAAAAAAGACCAGCCAATAGAGGACTAATATGTAGTGCAAGTTGAAAGTGTCAAAAGGACAGGGGATGACCTAAAATGACATAAGTAGATTGGGTCAGCTGACTACACCTgtgtaatttcaatttaaagAAACTTCTCTGAATTCAATAAGGGAGACCCAATAACATAGTAATCAGCAGTTAAGGTCCATATCCATCAACTTAAGAGATAGAATATCCCGTCAAAGCAGGAAGAACACATTCAGCTACCCTAGACAATGAAATTGCATTGTGATCTCCAATCAtgatatgagagagagaaagagagagagagagaggaaagagagggaacggagataagaaaaaaaatctgtgTGGAAACATAGTAATTATGCAGAAATTATGGTTTCAAACCTTATGCACTAGCAGTTGGAACATTAATATTGCAATTTTGTGGATAATATTTCACCTACAATACTAGCTTATTACCATGAGAAGATTATAAATGGTGAAACAATCTGTAAAAACAAATATACCAACCATTCCTTGtgggaaaaatgaaagatgaaaagtaAAAATATAACAAACTGAGATATGCAGAACCTTGAATTGCAAATACCTTAAACAGATTGGCTTCCAAATCTGATTGGGAGCTGCAGAATCATCAGACAAGTAATGTTTAGGTCGTCAATAAGCATAACATGAAGATTGCCACAAACTTTTAAGGAAAAAgggcacagagagagagagagagagagagatacacgTCCAGAAGGCTGTTGTCTATAAGCAGCTTTTTTAATTCCAGAGCAATTTTAATGGCAACATGATTAGGGATCTGAAACCAACAATTTAAGTTAAATCAATCCCAGCCCAATAAATCAGTATCATTAAGGTGTTCTCTCTCAAGTCTCCACAAGTGActggagagaaaataaaattcactacaaaatgaaggaaagggaaaaaaaaaaaaaagatgatagaAAAGCTAGATGAGCGAATACCAATGTATTAAAATTTTCTAGGGATATGATTGATGGGTTATCTCTACCTTAGAGACATACAAGGTTCTACTAAGGAGATATCTGGACAAAACATAGTAGTGATCCCCATTATCACCCAGCCATACCTGATCACCAACAAAATCCACAAttccagaagaaaaaaaaaaagatgtgcgTTTTTCAAGGTAAATCACTCCCAGCCCGATAAATCAGAATCATAAAGGTATtgtctctcaagtctcaacaagtgactaaagagaaaataagattcACTACAAAATGAataggaggggaaaaaaaaagagatagagataATGGAAAAAGTTAGATGATCGAATACCTAGGTATTAAAAATTTCTTAGAGAGATATGATTGATGGGTTTCTCTACCTTAGTGACAGTCAACATTCTACTAAGGAGAAATCTGGACAGAACATAGTAGTGATCCGCATTATCACCCAGCCATACCTTTACCtgatcaccaaaaaaaaacccacatcTCCATTCATGAATGCATAATACTACAATTTGTGAAatgattttgaataaaaatctcaacggaagaaaaaggaaaaagaaaacgaGGGGATAAAGATTAAAGACCTTGACAAAATCGTATTTGGAAGAAGCATTTCGGGCAGGGAGTCTCGCCGTGTGCAGAGAGAGCTCGTTCCCGTTGGACTCTTCGCCGCTGCCTGAAGGATTCGGTGCTATTGCCACACCTTTCCCcttcattctccttcttcttcttcgtttccttctcttctcaccCTTATTCTCTGAACAGTGTGTGTTAGTGTGAAACGCGTTAACAGTTTATTCTGCCATCGAACTTTCCTCGCTCTACTACAGTCTAAATGCCATTTTATTACTCGTCCACTGTAGGAGTGACACGTGGCTATCATGCAAGTACGTTGGACCCATGCAATATTTTTATATGCTCTTTCCTTGGTGGAGTCCACGTCAGACACTCCATCAAACGATCGGCTGTGGAGTAAGGGTGGAATCCATCcagttcagatctgtccccacccgtcccatgtgggtagctgatctgGACTCGAATCCAGTGATCCTGCTGATTAATCTTTATAGTCGGATTGGAATAAGTGCTAAGGGTGAGACCATCTTCAAAATTATTCCAATCCAACAGCTATAAGAAGGGAAGTGCCTCCTCATAGTGGCCTCGTTGATATAGATTTTGGTTATCGTACATCATCAGTAAAATTGTAAATTTGTAATCTTTGACTTGGTatggtttctatttctgtttcaatttcatggggtgatttctattttagaaattgtttcatttcatttttacATCATGGCACTACCACTTCCACCAAAATCATGCCAAATCGTTATCACCTCTGTTcactgcccgctccaattccttcaattcctcacataagAGCAGAAttaaccaccctaccccttgcccgaacacattgcccaagGTGAGGTAGGGTGGCcatttccgctcctatgtgaagaattgaagaaaattgAAGATGATAACGATTCCTATCCCGCAACCCACAGGATGATTAAACACATGGGGAAAGGATCAGGACTCAATAGAAGGTGGGTGATATCAATAGCTATGGGCTCAAGTTAAAAGCCCTCGATTGTAGCTTAGCTTTTTGCAATATTTTTCAACAACGAATATCAAATCTTTGATTTCTCTTATAACTGTGTAAATCCCAATGTAAAATACTGGGAACgaattttcctccacctatgttgaatgggatcccattcactatGGAACAAGAGAGGGTGGGAAAGGGT is a window encoding:
- the LOC122666174 gene encoding uncharacterized protein LOC122666174 isoform X2; amino-acid sequence: MKGKGVAIAPNPSGSGEESNGNELSLHTARLPARNASSKYDFVKVKVWLGDNADHYYVLSRFLLSRMLTVTKIPNHVAIKIALELKKLLIDNSLLDVSQSDLEANLFKLMERRGYGEEYINRFKMMTRFHHQRVPLVILVCGTACVGKSTIATQLAQRLNLPNVLQTDMVYELLRTSTDAPLVSTPVWARDFSSSEELITEFCRECRIVRKGLAGDLKKAMKDGKPIIIEGMHLDPSIYLMDGENRVSNKVPTEKEEPKPAHVNKEGDIATEMEYIIKNTCGSNNCCPGKVGQELVVSTDQVAVVSECLQSLELAGKPPENQGETSKDPEIKTNHSTEKEKSAPEPIVIPIVLKMAEFDHKALLEEWISTRKFGDNCPSQDQDKLINNLKTIQDYLRSFDSQGLTVVNISATTFPQTLDWLHGYFLQCIERGISSESTEPQRR
- the LOC122666174 gene encoding uncharacterized protein LOC122666174 isoform X1 — encoded protein: MKGKGVAIAPNPSGSGEESNGNELSLHTARLPARNASSKYDFVKVKVWLGDNADHYYVLSRFLLSRMLTVTKIPNHVAIKIALELKKLLIDNSLLDVSQSDLEANLFKLMERRGYGEEYINRFKMMTRFHHQRVPLVILVCGTACVGKSTIATQLAQRLNLPNVLQTDMVYELLRTSTDAPLVSTPVWARDFSSSEELITEFCRECRIVRKGLAGDLKKAMKDGKPIIIEGMHLDPSIYLMDGENRVSNKVPTEKEEPKPAHVNKEGDIATEMEYIIKNTCGSNNCCPGKVGQELVVSTDQVAVVSECLQSLELAGKPPENQGETSKDPEIKTNHSTEKEKSAPEPIVIPIVLKMAEFDHKALLEEWISTRKFGDNCPSQQDQDKLINNLKTIQDYLRSFDSQGLTVVNISATTFPQTLDWLHGYFLQCIERGISSESTEPQRR